The Treponema phagedenis DNA segment GGCGTATGTTTGTAATAACTAAAGCAATATTAAATTGGTCAGCAAGCTCAATAACTTTTGGATCTTTTACGGAACCTCCAGGTTGAATAACTGCGGTAACCCCATGTTCCGCTAAATGCTGAATAGTGTCTTCAAAAAAGAATCCGTCTGATGCAAGGACTGCCCCTTTAGGAGAGTGTATTGAGCGGGCAATTGATTTCTCTACAGACCAAAATCGTTTTACCTCTCCTTGTCCTATTGCAAGTGTTTGTTTATTTTTTGCAAGTACTATAGCATTTGAGTTAATATTTTTTACCGCCTTCCAGGCAAATAATAAATCATCCATTTCTTCACTACTTGGTTTTCGTTTGCTTGCAAAGGTAAGATCATCCTTCAATACTATACTATCGGCCTCTTGTATAAGCACACCGTTTAATACTTGTCGGGAACTGTAAGGCTCAAATTTAAAACTGTTGATTTTAGGCATTTCCAATAATCGAATATTTTTCTTTTGTGTTAATAGCGTAATTGCATCTTCTGAAAATGAAGGAGCGATCACAATTTCAATAAAAATTTTTGAAATTGCATCTGCTGTTTTGCTGTCCATTTCTCTGTTTACACTGATAATTCCGCCGAAAATAGATTCCGGATCTGCCTCGTGAGTTTTTTCAAAAGCTTCTGAAAGTGTTGCGGCACTTGCAATTCCGCAAGGATTAGTATGCTTAATAGCTACAACAGTCGGCTCGTCAAATTCTTTTAATACTTTGACGGCCGCGTATGTGTCAATTAAATTATTATATGAAAGTTCTTTTCCATGAAGCTGTTTAAATTCAGCCATGCACTCTTCAGATAAATCAGGTTTTTGGTAAAGAGCTGCCTGTTGATGAGGGTTTTCCCCGTAACGTAGAGCTTGAGTTTTTTTATACGTAAAAGAAATTCTTTCGGGAAAAGTTTCGCCTGCTAGCTCATTAAAATAGTTTGAGATTATTGAGTCATAATAAGCGGTATATGAAAAAGCTTTTGCTGCCAGTTTTTTCCGCATTGCCATCTGTGCCTGATCATCTTTTTGTAAAATTGCAAGTACGGCTGCATAATCCGAAGGATCGGTTACGGTATATACATCGGCATAATTTTTTGCTGCGGCTCTAATCATGGAAACTCCGCCTATATCAATATTTTCAATAATGGCAGCATGATCTTCTTTGTCTTTTTTTAAAGCCGCTTCAAAAGGATAGAGATTATTTACAATCATATCAATAGGATTAATATGCAGTTGTTCGCAATCTTCTTTATCGGTTTTTAAATTTCGTCGAAATAATATGCCTCCATATAAAATAGGATGTAAGGTTTTAACTCTTCCCCCCAATATTTCAGGAAAGCCGGTAATCTTACGTACATCTTGTACCGGAACTTTTGCTTTTCGAAGGAACTCTGCGGTTCCTCCGGTAGAAATAATTTGCCATCCCTGTTTTATAAGTCCGTTTGCAAAATCAGCAATATCCGTTTTGTCATATACGGAAATTAAGGCGGTTTTCATATTTACTCCTAGAAATTATTTAAAAGAGAGTAGCGGTTATTCTCATACATACCGCAAGCTTTCAATGAACGGAAGTATACCACAGCAAAAAAAAATAAAAAAGCGGGATGAGCTTTTTTATTTTTAACTCACAAAAGGTATATGCAGAAAATACATCTGGCGATAATCTGAGATGAAAGTTTTAAGCTTTACTGCTGCGTGTATTGCTCTATTGTATCGCTTAAATGCTCAAGTTTTATTCCCGCCTGCTTGAACATAGCGATTGTATCATTTGCATCGTGATATCGTTTTTCTGCAACAACTCGTACAATACCGCAATTTATAATCAGCATTGCGCAAGTTCTGCATGGAGTCATTTTACAATAGAGTGTTGCCCCATTGATGGCGATGCCGCGCCGTGCTGCCTGACAAATTGCATTTTGTTCGGCATGAACGGTACGCACACAGTGTTGGGTAATGCTTCCGTCTTCGTGTTGCATTTTTTTTAGCTGATGACCGACTTCATCGCAGTGCGGTAAACCTGTAGGCGATCCCACATAACCGGTTACCAATATTTGATTGTCCCGAGCAATAACACAACCTGAACGCCCCCGATCACAGGTAGCGCGCTTCGCAATTGCATGACAAACTTCCATAAAATATTCATCCCAGGTAGGACGTTTATATTCTTCTGTTAATTTTTCCATTCTATACCTTCCAAAAATTAAAATTTTGATTTTTATTTATAACGCATCGCAGCTTTTTATTAAAGCGATCGATATAAATTGTATATATTCACTACTTACATCCCTCAGATAGAATTAAGGTACGCAAAAAGCTGCGGTAAATAGGCAGCACTTGGACTTTGCGTACTATTACAACGTTTTGTAATTAAGCTGCCGTTATACTAATCGGGGCATTAATAATAACGGCTTGCAGATTCAGCATTACTATGGTAAATTGCGCAAGGGCGAAGTTACAGTAAATTTCTAAAACTTCGCCCTTGTGCTGAGTTTTTTTTCATAAAATTTTTATAGTTCGTATAAAATATATTAAAAAACGCTACACTATGAATGCGTTAGGTGTTTTCAAGTAGTTTTTAAAAACCTAAAGCTAATCCCAGCTTTACTCCGGCTCCCGAAACTGAATAAAAATTTCGTGCAAAAGAATTTGAGGCAAGAGAAACCGCTAAAGAAAAAACAGCCCATCGTGAATCTAAGTAAAAGCAAATTTCATTTTGCCAGATTCTATCTAAATAACTGAGAGAAAGGTATGCTCCAAGCACTTTTGCAAATTTACTTTCCAACTTTAATTTAAAATCGGCATAGTATGGTTTTGCATTTACAATGGGGAGTCCGATACTTGTGCTTAAAATAAGGTAGTTGTTTTTTAATGGTCTGAAGTCGGCTCCTGCCCAAAGTTTGCAGGTTCTCATGACTCTTTTTTTTGGTAAAGAGTATACGGGATCGGCTTGTTCCGAATGATATTTTATATATTCCTTTGTCTCTTTTTCCAAATTATTGAGGAAATTATCTACTTCCGCATCAAAATGAAATTTAAAATTCATTCCTTTATCTAAAAAAGTCGGCACAATCGGAAGATGCGTCACTGCAAAATTTACCGTTGCCCAATCAGTTGGGATGTATTCTCCTCCAACCGTTACATCGAATCCTCCGTTTTTAAGTATTTTTTTTGCAAGCTGCCGAGGGGTAATATTTTCTTCATTATTAAAAATTGGCAGAGGCGTATAGATTAAGGCATCAACATCAGTACTGATAGTTATTTTTCCTGTTTCCTGATCGGTTTTCAATACGTAGTTTGCAATTGAACCGTTTTGGAAAAAGATCGGACAAAAATAGTTTCCTTTTATGTATATGCCATAATTCTGTTTTTTCATTTTATACAAGAGGCTCGCTTCCGCATATGCTTCGGCTCTTCCGTTTGTGTGTCCGCTTATTTCTGAGATACCTTTGTTGCCCTTTCCTAAAAAATCCAATACGTTTTTCGGAATGTTTTGCCATGCATACATGTTTGCGCTGATGCTGAATGTTACCGAATGCGCATCAAAAAAGGTCATAGTGGTATAGTCCGTAACATCGGCAAAAGCGCCTACTTCAAAACCTCTATGAGTGCTTTGTTTTGCAATTTTTGTAAGATCAACTACGAGTGTTTCCTTGAAAAAATCCGGAATATGTATTGCGGAGTTAGCGGCTGTTGCGGATACGGATAACCCCTTTCTTAGAGAGAACGCCCGCGGTCTCTTTTCTTTTGGTTGGGGAATCACTATTTCTTCCTCTTCATCTATACCGTCAATTATTATAGGCTCTACTGAAAACTCTCCTTCATCTGCCTGATATTTTGATAACTCAATTTCTTCGGCAAAAATTGTAATAACAGAAATCGATAGAAATATTGAAAATAATAAAAGTTTTTTCATTTTATTAATGCTCCTTAGAACCTGTCATATCATAGGTATAATCGATATCGGTATTCGCAATAATGGAAAGATTTGCTTTTAGTTTCGCATCTCGTTCAATATAGTAATTTCCTTTAGGAATTTTCATAACGATCTCGGGAATAAAGGGAATAGTGTCTTTAATTTTTTGTAGTTCTTGTCCGGTAAAAAGAATTTGCGCTTCATTGCTTGCCTGTCCAACCATAAGTTCTTTTGGGTCAAATATCGGTTTTTTATCCTTATCAAAGGCTTGCAAGGTAAACGCTGATGCTAAACCTGTTGTGTTTTCCACTTTTGCACATAGCAAAACAGAGTGTAGATACTGGGAGATTGTATCGACAGTCGAGGATGTACTTCCCTGCTCTCTTCCAAAGATATCCGTTCGCTTTTCGTCCATAATGTCAGCAAAAGAGAGGGTGCTGTCTTCTGTAACTTCAAATCCCACAGGAACATCAATAAGTATATCTGCCTGAAGTTTGGTGTTTCTGTCTTTATCCAAAAGAAGTTTGATATCCTCTTTATTGAGTATGATTTCTCCAAGGTCAAATTCATAATATATTTTTAAGCTTTCAGGATATTCGTTAATAATATCCATAAATGTTGCCCACGCATTATTATCTTTTTCTTTTTTTAATTTTACTGCATTTTCGGGGATTTCTCCTGTGTACGGAATTTTTTCATCAGCGAGCGGAATTGGTAAGCTTTTTTCTTTTACTTCTTTTTCTACATAGTCCGCCGTTGCGGGATCATTGTTGGAAGCCATAATTATTTTCTGCTTTTCTCCTGTGGAATTTGTCGTATTTGCCCATATTTTTACCTTCGGTTTGACTTTTTTATCTTTAAGAGCCGGAGATCCTATGTAAAAGTATGCGGGAATTTCATGTATTTTTAAATGAGATTTTTTGAGGATTGCGGAAACTTCCGACAAATCAATATATGTACTGTCTTCCGGATAACTGTCTTTTACTGTTTGACCGCTGTCAACCGTAAGCGTTTTCCAATCAAAAATTATTTTTACCTTTCCTTTAAACGAAAGTTCTTGTCCGCTTGAAATATTGTATACGGTTATTGTTTTATTAACTTCGTCATACCCCGGAGGAAAAATTTTTACGGTAAAATCAATATCGGGGTTTCGCCCAAATTTTATTTTTAAATTTTTTCCTCCTTCAATTTTTTTCGTTGTTGTTTTATCGGCAGGGAATTCTTCCGTTGTTTCCGGTATGTTAAAAGCTTTTGATTTTGCTGTTGTTTTGATAGTATTTTCAGAACCGCTTCCTTGTGGAAGACCGTTTTGAATTTCAATTTCCGCTATTACCTTATTAAATTCTATTGCTGTAAGCCATTTTTGTACATCTTGAGAAAATTTTTGCTTGTATTTATATTCCAAATTATGTTCCGGCTTAAAAGAGACCGAGTCAAATTTTTCTATTTTTATTTCTGTTTGTAAGGGTATCGGTTCAGTTTCCGTAATTGTCGCATTGTTAAAAACTATTTGCATTGTTGCGGACACGTTTATCGGATTTTTGTTAACGGTTTGATTAGTCAGTGATAGTGCCGTATTAGAAGGAGTAAAACCGGGATCCCTAAAGTAAAGCCCGTCTGTTTGTTGAATAGAGCGCTTGATGTTCGGTATTATTCCTTTCCAAGCGGCAGGTAAAATCGCTTGCATTTTTGCCTCACCTACAGCTATTTTTGCCGATTGAAATTTTTTATCAATATCCAACGGAAAAGAAATTTCGGGAATACTAACTTCTATCGGATCAATAGTAATTCCTTCGGCTTTTTTTATTTTTCCTTCTAATTTATAAGCTACCTGTATAGGTATATTGCTTTCATCTTTATTTGATTTTACCATAAGATTTATGGTTGCCGAAGGAGAGAGTGATTTATTTGAAAGATTAAAACGGATAGGATCGGTTGGGGCTGTTCCGTTCCATCTTGCCACGGTTTCTGAACCGTTCATAAGAGTAGCTTTTTCAACCGCATAAAAATCTTGGCTCGGAACTCCTCTGGTAACAGTGATGATTAAAGAAGAGTTTTCGCCGAATTCCAGTTTTTGAAAGCCTTTAAAACCGATAGCTAAAAGATTTGCCGGAACCTGTGTCAGACTTGATTTTGAAACGCGTGGAATACTAAGGCTGTTTTTGCCTTTTCCGATTGCGTTTAATAATCCGGTATTTATATCGGAAAAAGGAATATGCACTGTTTGCGATGTTTCGATTTTTGGTGTAACAAAAGAAATTTGTTGTTCTTCCATTTCTGCGCTGAGTGTATCTCCTATAACATCCGCATAATTATCAAAATTAAGGTCAATATCCGTGATTGAGTAATGAATAAGGTATCTTAACTGCTTTTTTCTATTGGGATCCTGTTCGGATTTCGGAATATAATCATATACTGCAATTCTTTTTATCGTATTTGCTTTAGTTTTTTCATCTTTCGTCTTGTCGGTTAATATTTTTTGAATCTTTTCTTTAGAAAGATAGGAATTTGCGCTAAACTCTCTAACTCCAAGGGGGGCTTCTAAAGTCGGCTGTACTTTTATTTGTATTTTATTAAAAGGCTTGAAACTGCAGGCAAAAAAGAGGGATACCAAAAACGTTAGCGGTATTGATAGTTTAATTATGTTTTTCATACATACTTCTCCCATAAAAAGTTTTTCCAAGTGCTTTTGTGAGGCAGAGCCTGAAAAAGCATACTATTCGGGCGATATTTTGTCGAAGAGTTTCAAAAGATCAAATTCGCCGATAAAAATTGCACTATTTTAAATATTTTTCTATATATATCTCTATAAAGAATTATAAGGTCATTTGTTAAAACAGTATAGCATTCTTTTTTCTATTATTCAATTAAAATGAAATAATTGAAATATATAATCGCTTATTTTTACTATTCGGTGTTTTTAAGGCCTATCTTTCCATAAATATACAGTATTTTTATTATTGGCTTTTTTCTTTTTTTTGTAGTATTTTATATGCTATGAGCATGAAAGATGGAGCAGTTGCGAACACATGGAGAACGGAAAGCGCTGCAGAAAGCATAAAATTACGTTTACCCGAAGCGGTTTCCCCCGCTTTTATACGTTTGATCGAAGAAGCGGAAGAAGCTGATGCAAAAGCTCTGCGCCGGCAAGTTTTTGCCGCTGAAACGGAAAAAATTTCGCTTCCCTATGAATCCGCCGATCCGCTCGGAGAAAGTAGATATTGTGTTACTCCCTTCTTGGTTCATCAATATACAAATCGGGTTCTTATGCTTACATCGGGGCGCTGTCTTTCATATTGTAGATATTGTTTTCGACGCGGGTTTACCGCTCGCCGGCAAGGTTGGATCCCTGATACCGAGATAGAAAAAATAACGGATTATCTTAAACAGAATCCCGATATCAAGGAAATACTGGTTTCAGGCGGGGATCCTATGAGCGGCACTCTTGGGCAACTTGAGGCTTTGTTAAAAAGATTACGGCAAACATCGCCCGAATTACTTATACGGCTTTGTACTCGGGCACCAATCTTTGCTCCAGAGCTTTTTACGGAAGAACTCTTGCAATTACTAAAATCAATGAAACCTCTTTGGATTATCCCTCACATAAACCATCCGGCAGAGCTTGGTTTTGAGCAAAAAAAAGCGATTGACTCGTGTATAAATGCGGGGCTTCCTATGCAATCGCAGTCAGTGCTTTTGCGTGGCGTCAATAATTCTGTAGAAACTCTTTGTGCACTTTTTCATACACTTGTCTGTATGGGAGTAAAACCGGGCTATTTGTTCCAAATGGATCTTGCTCCCGGCACGGCGGAATTCCGCGTCCCACTTTCACAAGCTCTGGGCCTCTGGAGAGAATTGAGAAAAAAGCTTTCAGGACTTTCATTACCGCAGTTTGCGGTTGATTTGCCCGGTGGCGGGGGAAAGTTTCCTCTTTCAATTCTTGCACTTTATGACACCATAGTAAAAAAAGACGATGCAGATTCCTTTTCTGCACTTGGACTTGACGGAAAAGTATACACATATCCTGTCTGAATGTATAAAAAATCATACGGGAGGCTCTTGTATTTTTCTTAGGCTGAAATCTCTAATGCTATATATGCATATAGTGTTATTTATCTGAAAATAACAGAAAAAGGACACTAATCAACTTTTCTAAAGAAATATTTTTTCTCTTTTTTTGGCATGATCATTGCTTAATAATAAGTGAGGAGTTTGCAATGGGTGAAAATATATTCTCGCAGTATTTAAAAGATATTAAACGATATCCGCTTTTAACTGCTCAGGAAGAATTATGTCTTGCTGATAAGATTCAAAACGGAGATCGAGGCGCACTTCAACAACTTATCAATTCTAATCTGCGCTTAGTAGTAAAAATGGCAAAAGATCGGACACCCTCCGAAAATCTTTTAATGGATTTAATACAAGAAGGAAACATGGGGTTAATGATCGCCGCTGAAAAATTTTCTTCATCGTTTAATGCCCGTTTTTCTTCGTATGCGTGCTGGTGGATACGGCAATCATTAAATCGATATCTTAACGGTAAACATGAAACAATTCGCTTACCGTTTCGAAAAGCCGATCTTCTGCGTAAAATAGAAAAGACAATAGATCTTTTTAAGGAAAAATATAGACGCACTCCCTCTTATGAAGAGATAGCTGAAATCATTCAGGTTCCTCTGAAGTCAGTGATACAGATGTGCGTGTTTACTGAAAAACCGATAAGTTTTGATAGCCCCTTGCAGATTCATTTTTCGGCAAATTTATATGATTTAACCGAAAATAATGACTATAATCCTGAAAAAGAATATTTTAGAAAAGTACAAATAGAAGCTTTCAGAAAATTCTTGCAAAATACATTAAAATCTCGCGAGAAAGACATTATTGAAGAAAGACTTCCTATTACAGATAAAAATCCTAAGTCCTTACGCTCTTTAGGTATAAAATACGGTATTTCCGCAGAGTCGGTACGTCAAACCGAAATTCGAGCACTGAAAAAACTGCGCATGCATGAGAAATATCTAAAATCTGAATTTTTTTACTAATACTGTTTCTTGCTAAACTCAATCTTTAAAGCGAATGTCTTGCCAATATTGGTTGTATATTTCAAGATATTCGCCGAGATCTTTTTTAAGCACACAGTGTTTGATATCTTCCTCGGTATAATGGGGCTTTTCTTTTTGGTATTTGCCGGCTTCGGTATGAATTGTAGGAGGAAAGCCGAAGCTGTCTAAAAACTCGGCATAATTTTCCGGCTCAAGGATAAAGTTGATAAACTGATGCGCAAGTTCTATGTTTTTAGCTCCTTTTGGAATACAGAGGCTATCCATATAAAGGGGCGATCCCTTCTCTTGCGGGATAAAAAAATCAACCGAATCATACATTGAATCGGGGATTTCTTCAAAAATCGCTTCAGCATATCCGTGTACTACAAGAAAATCCCCCGATGCAAAGGATTTTGCAAAACCGTCCGCGTCGAATTTAATAAGGTTTGGCTTCCAGTTCTTGTTAACAAGTTCTGCCGCCTTTGCGACTTCTTTTTCGTTTGAAGTGTTGACATCATAACCACGGTAGGCAAGGGCTGCCCCCAATACTTCCCGCATATCGTCCATCATGGTCATGCGATCATGCAATTCTTTATGCTCAAAAATATTCCAGCTATGTTCATAGTTTTTTACTTCGTTTTTGTTTACCGCAATTCCTGCGGCGCCCATGTAATACGGCACCGAATATTCCATATTTGGATCATAGACCATACGATTTTGAACCTCTTTTTTGATATATTTCACATTCGGTATTTTTGAAAGATCGATTTTTTCAAGCATATTTGTTTTTTTCATAATTGATACATAGTCTGCCGAAGGCACTACTATATCATAACCCACGCCTCCTGCCATGAGCTTTGCAAACATATCTTCATTTGAGGCATAATCATCATAGACAACCGTTACGCCATACTTGTCTTCAAATTTTTTGATAACCGAATCCGGTGTGTAATAGGTCCAATTATATAGATAGAGTGTCGGTTGGTTTGTTTTATTACATGCTCCAAGGAGGAAGGTTATCCCCAGTACGGTAAACAACGTGTGTAATGTATGTTTCATTTTTCTTCCTTAAAAATAAAATTTAATTTTCAGATTTTTAAACTCTTAGTTTGAAGCCGCAATGGTTTTTAAGAAATTCCGCAGTAAGTACGCAATGGCGATTGTTCCTAAAACCATGATAAGCGAAAGCGCATTGATTACCGGCGAAATACCGTAGCGCACCATCGAAAACACATACAAGGGGAGGGTAGTGGAGCCCGGTCCCGATACAAAAAAGGTAATAACAAAATCTTCCAAGGAGAGCGTTACCGACATCAAAAAACCAGAAAGAATACCGGGCATGATTGCCGGTATGATTACCTTGTATAGTGTTTGCCACTCATTTGCGCCAAGATCGCGGGCAGCCTCTACAATGGAAAAATCAAAATCATCAAGGCGGGCAAGTACCAGCAAAAAGATAAAAGGTAAACAGAATGTTATATGCGCGATAATAATACTTGCCAAGCCGAGCGGTATGTTTATTGCCGAGAAAAAAATCAGCATGGACATACCGATAATGACTTCCGGCAGCACCATCGGCAAAAAGCTTATGGTTTGTGCATAAAACCTTCCTTTAAAACGGTACCACTGCACGCCGATCGCCGCAAACGATCCGATAACGGTAGAAATAAAGGCGGAAACAAAGGCTATTATCAAACTGTTTTTAAATGATAACCAAAGCTTTGCAGAATCAAAGAAAAGCTCTTGATACCATCGCAATGAAAAGCCTGTCCATACGATTGCTTTACCGTCATTAAACGAAAAAATACCGATTACAATAAGCGGCAAAAAAAGAAACAAGAGCACCAATATAAGTACGACTGCGGAAAAAGAAAAGTGTGTATCCTGTGCGGCTTTTAAGGAATGCCGTGCAGGCTCTGATCCTTGCTTCTTTTTTCCAAACTTTGCAACAAATTTTCGATAAACTGTCTCCGGCGATTTTTGATATTGATCGGGCAAAGCTTGCAGTTTTTGCTTGTCGGTTATTTTTTCACTCATACGGGACCCCCTTGTTTTTTATTTGCAAGAGCCTGTTTCACACTTAACATCATCATCCAAATAACTCCGGCTGTGCTGACAAGGGCGATAAGTACCGAGAATGCGGAGGCAAGCGGCCAGTTTCGTATTTTGGTTACCTGATCCACAATCACATTCCCAATCATATACGAGTTTTTTCCGCCGACCAAAAGCGGTACCGTATAGGCGCCAAATACCGGAATAAAGGTAAAGATCACGGAGGTAACGATCCCCGCACGAACATTCGGCAACATAACCTTTCGGATCGCACCGAATTTGGTTGCGCCTAAATCCCTTGCCGCCTCTAAAAGAGAAAAATCAAATTTATCGATCGCCGAAAAAATCGGGAAAATACTGTAGGGTAAATACATATACACCAGCACCATTACCACCGATGCCTGATTATACATCAGCGGCAAACTCTTTTGGATAAGTCCGAATTTTTTTAACGCTTCATTCAAAAAACCCTGATTTCCCAATATGGCGATCCACGCATTGATTCTGATAAGCGAGTTAGTCCAAAAAGGTATGATAATTAAAAACAAAAAGATAATCTGATATTTACTGCGGGCAATAGCATAGCCGGCGGGCAGTGCAAGCAAAATACAAATAAGCGTTACCAAAAAGCTTACCCAAAGAGTGCGCATAAAAAGAATTCCATAACTTGCGGTAAACAATTTTACATACGCAATCGGAGAAAACTGCCACAATACCCCGCCGTATAAACCTTTTTTAAGAAAACTATATACGGCAATAATAACCAACGGCATAACAAAAAAAACAGTAAACCATGCGGACATCGGAAAAGTATACCAAAAACCGCGGTTTTTTAAGCTTGATTTGCTCTTGCTCATGCTTCTATATCCTCAACAATATAACCGTCGCCTGCCGACCAGGATACATAGACCGTATCTTTCCATTCAATTTCGGGGCCGTCATCAAGATAATTCTGATGTTGCTTAAACGTTTGTATGATCGTGCCGTTTTCAAGCTTTACAAAAAACTTGGACTGAAAACCTGAATAAATAGGCTCCTCAACAATACCCTTAAAAACATTCAACTCTTTTGTGTTTGATGCAGGCTTATCCAAGGATATACGTATTTTTTCAGGACGTATCGTAACGCAAACTCGCTGACCCGGCTCCGTTCGGTCATAATCCGTTATCTTCACAATCTTGTCGAGTTCGGGAATATCCAAACTCACCATAAACTCGTCGTTTTCAATCGGTTGACATTCGGTTACCGTTGCTACAAAACTATTAGTTTCGCCGATAAATTTTGCAACAAAATCGGTTGCCGGCTGCTCATAAATTTCGTAAGGCGAGCCGATTTGCAGCACCTTCCCGCGATTCATCACCGCAATTTGGTCGGAAACGGAAAGCGCCTCGCTTTGATCGTGAGTTACAAAAACAAAGGTAATACCGATTTTATCATGCAAACGGTCAAGCTCGATCAGCAAATTGGAACGCAGTTTTGCATCGAGAGCGGAAAGCGGCTCGTCCAAAAGCAGTACGCTCGGCTCGTTAATAAGCGCTCGTGCAATGGCAACACGCTGTTTTTGTCCGCCGGAAAGCTGGTTCGGTTTTTTATTGCTATGCTCTTCCAGCTGCACCAAATGAAGGTATTCTTCCACCTTTGCATCAATTTCGGTTTTTGCATATTTACGCAGCCGCAGCGGAAAAGCAATATTTTCATATACGGAAAGATGGGGAAACAAGGCGTAGGTTTGAAAAACCGTATTGGACTGCCGTTTATTCGCGTCAATTCCTACCATATTAACGCCGTCAAAAGCAACAATTCCCTCATCGGGATGTTCAAAACCCGCGATAATCCTCAGCAGTGTCGTTTTTCCGCACCCCGAGGGCCCCAATAATGAGAAAAACTCTCCCTTTTTAATGCTGATATTTGCATTTTGTAACGCATGAAAATCTCCAAAAGACTTGGACACATTCTCAATAGAAATATCACACCCTTTCACTGTGCCGAGCACCTCCCTTGTATAAAATTCAAATGTAAAAGGTACAGTGTGGCATTTACAGGTTTGTGTCAATACTTTTAAAATAATTTCTCAAAAAACTTTTACCATAGAATGCCCGCAATATCAAAATAAATAAAACGAGCCCGACACGGCACAAGGGCGAAACCTTGGAATTTCCACCATTGTTTCGCCTACGAGTTTTGCCTGTTTACTTAGCCGCTCAGGCAAAACATCGTTTGGAATTTGGCAACGGTGAGCGGTTTACCACAGGCTTGAAAGTTTTTTTCACTAAGATATTGCAAAAAAGACACGTTCAAAGTCTATTCTCAAGAAAAAACAGAGCTGACGAGCATGCACTATTAATTTAGAGATATATGCAATTGCTGTATACACAATGGCAGGTTAGCACCGTACCATCCAAAACAGATTAACTAATTATAGAATAGTTACCGAGCAAACAACTTTAAAATCTCTCTATAAAAAACTATAGTTTTTTAAATAGTCATGGATTTTAATGAAACCTGCGCTCATTTGCAATTGTGGTTGTCGGTCCGTGTCCGGGATATACTTTTACCTCGGGCGGAAGACGCATCAGTTTAATAAGAGAGTTATGCATGTCTTGAGGGTTTGAACCCCATAAATCGGTTCTTCCAATCGAGCAATAAAAAAGGGTATCGCCGGCAATAAGTGCTTTTTCTTTTTCATTATATAAACAAATGCTTCCTTCGCTGTGTCCCGGAGTATGGATGACAAGCCAATCCCCGATAGTATCGCCGTCTTTTAACAAAGCGGTCGGCTCAGGCAGGCTCTTTTTATATGAGTCGATCAGAAAACCTGCACC contains these protein-coding regions:
- the purH gene encoding bifunctional phosphoribosylaminoimidazolecarboxamide formyltransferase/IMP cyclohydrolase, with translation MKTALISVYDKTDIADFANGLIKQGWQIISTGGTAEFLRKAKVPVQDVRKITGFPEILGGRVKTLHPILYGGILFRRNLKTDKEDCEQLHINPIDMIVNNLYPFEAALKKDKEDHAAIIENIDIGGVSMIRAAAKNYADVYTVTDPSDYAAVLAILQKDDQAQMAMRKKLAAKAFSYTAYYDSIISNYFNELAGETFPERISFTYKKTQALRYGENPHQQAALYQKPDLSEECMAEFKQLHGKELSYNNLIDTYAAVKVLKEFDEPTVVAIKHTNPCGIASAATLSEAFEKTHEADPESIFGGIISVNREMDSKTADAISKIFIEIVIAPSFSEDAITLLTQKKNIRLLEMPKINSFKFEPYSSRQVLNGVLIQEADSIVLKDDLTFASKRKPSSEEMDDLLFAWKAVKNINSNAIVLAKNKQTLAIGQGEVKRFWSVEKSIARSIHSPKGAVLASDGFFFEDTIQHLAEHGVTAVIQPGGSVKDPKVIELADQFNIALVITNIRHFKH
- a CDS encoding deoxycytidylate deaminase; the protein is MEKLTEEYKRPTWDEYFMEVCHAIAKRATCDRGRSGCVIARDNQILVTGYVGSPTGLPHCDEVGHQLKKMQHEDGSITQHCVRTVHAEQNAICQAARRGIAINGATLYCKMTPCRTCAMLIINCGIVRVVAEKRYHDANDTIAMFKQAGIKLEHLSDTIEQYTQQ
- a CDS encoding DUF5723 family protein, yielding MKKLLLFSIFLSISVITIFAEEIELSKYQADEGEFSVEPIIIDGIDEEEEIVIPQPKEKRPRAFSLRKGLSVSATAANSAIHIPDFFKETLVVDLTKIAKQSTHRGFEVGAFADVTDYTTMTFFDAHSVTFSISANMYAWQNIPKNVLDFLGKGNKGISEISGHTNGRAEAYAEASLLYKMKKQNYGIYIKGNYFCPIFFQNGSIANYVLKTDQETGKITISTDVDALIYTPLPIFNNEENITPRQLAKKILKNGGFDVTVGGEYIPTDWATVNFAVTHLPIVPTFLDKGMNFKFHFDAEVDNFLNNLEKETKEYIKYHSEQADPVYSLPKKRVMRTCKLWAGADFRPLKNNYLILSTSIGLPIVNAKPYYADFKLKLESKFAKVLGAYLSLSYLDRIWQNEICFYLDSRWAVFSLAVSLASNSFARNFYSVSGAGVKLGLALGF
- a CDS encoding KamA family radical SAM protein, whose protein sequence is MKDGAVANTWRTESAAESIKLRLPEAVSPAFIRLIEEAEEADAKALRRQVFAAETEKISLPYESADPLGESRYCVTPFLVHQYTNRVLMLTSGRCLSYCRYCFRRGFTARRQGWIPDTEIEKITDYLKQNPDIKEILVSGGDPMSGTLGQLEALLKRLRQTSPELLIRLCTRAPIFAPELFTEELLQLLKSMKPLWIIPHINHPAELGFEQKKAIDSCINAGLPMQSQSVLLRGVNNSVETLCALFHTLVCMGVKPGYLFQMDLAPGTAEFRVPLSQALGLWRELRKKLSGLSLPQFAVDLPGGGGKFPLSILALYDTIVKKDDADSFSALGLDGKVYTYPV
- a CDS encoding sigma-70 family RNA polymerase sigma factor, which codes for MGENIFSQYLKDIKRYPLLTAQEELCLADKIQNGDRGALQQLINSNLRLVVKMAKDRTPSENLLMDLIQEGNMGLMIAAEKFSSSFNARFSSYACWWIRQSLNRYLNGKHETIRLPFRKADLLRKIEKTIDLFKEKYRRTPSYEEIAEIIQVPLKSVIQMCVFTEKPISFDSPLQIHFSANLYDLTENNDYNPEKEYFRKVQIEAFRKFLQNTLKSREKDIIEERLPITDKNPKSLRSLGIKYGISAESVRQTEIRALKKLRMHEKYLKSEFFY